From Quercus lobata isolate SW786 chromosome 1, ValleyOak3.0 Primary Assembly, whole genome shotgun sequence, one genomic window encodes:
- the LOC115986444 gene encoding L-type lectin-domain containing receptor kinase IV.1-like, with protein MRLFPLLPMGTILVILCVSNIHMAFAQNENQFIYNGFLQARLHLDGSAKITSNGLLLLTNTVNISHPQVGHAFFQFPFKFNTTSSGLSPSLSFSTNFVFAIVPQVPNVGGSGMAFTISPSSNFTNAEGNQYLGLFNSSNEGLTSNHILAIELDPTLNPEFGDIDQNHVGIDVNSLNSTDSASAMYFSNKEGKNISLELKSGNPMHLWIDYDEAEKLLCVTLAPNGIPKPNQPLMSKSIDLSQYLLESMYVGFSAATGILVPSNHYVLGWSFNKSGQAQSLDVSKLPSLPRQRKAKEISGLMIMVLLIAVALVLITITGTAYNSRRKKFEEIREDWEKEYGPHRFTYKNLYKATKGFSDKELLGAGGFGKVYRGILPSSNTQIAVKKVSHDSKQGMKEFVAEIISMGRLRHRNLVQLLGYCRRRGELLLVYDYMPNGSLDKFLYSNEKPNLNWIQRFRILKGVASGLLYLHEEWEQIVLHRDVKASNVLLDAELNGRLGDFGLARLYDHGTNPQTTHVVGTVGYLAPELTRTGRATTCTDVFSFGAFMLEVACGRRPIELQGLPEEVVLVDYVFLCWGKGAILDASDPRLEGNYVVEEMELVLKLGLFCSHLVPEARPSMRQVVQFLDGNAKLPELPNDKACFGTSTSNEASDFLLSFPSSFSIASAPSCSSIDSILRSGR; from the coding sequence ATGAGGCTTTTCCCACTTTTACCAATGGGTACAATTCTTGTAATTCTGTGTGTTTCCAATATTCACATGGCCTTTGCTCAAAATGAAAACCAATTCATCTACAATGGCTTCCTTCAAGCCAGGCTGCATCTTGATGGATCTGCTAAAATTACCAGCAATGGCCTACTGCTGCTAACCAATACCGTAAACATTTCACACCCGCAAGTTGGTCACGCTTTCTTCCAATTTCCTTTCAAATTCAACACAACTTCCTCAGGTTTAAGtccatctctctcattttctacAAACTTTGTATTTGCCATTGTTCCACAAGTGCCAAATGTTGGAGGTTCCGGCATGGCCTTCACCATCAGTCCATCCAGTAACTTCACCAACGCTGAAGGAAATCAGTATCTAGGACTCTTCAATTCTTCAAATGAAGGCCTTACTTCAAACCACATTTTGGCCATCGAGCTTGACCCTACTCTGAATCCAGAATTTGGAGATATTGATCAAAATCATGTGGGAATCGATGTAAATAGCCTGAACTCAACTGATTCAGCTTCTGCAATGTATTTTTCCAAtaaagaagggaaaaatataagCCTGGAGCTCAAGAGTGGGAATCCAATGCATCTTTGGATAGACTATGATGAGGCAGAAAAGTTACTTTGTGTAACACTAGCCCCGAATGGAATCCCAAAACCAAACCAGCCTCTCATGTCAAAGTCCATTGATCTGTCTCAGTATCTCTTGGAATCTATGTATGTCGGTTTCTCAGCAGCAACTGGTATACTTGTTCCAAGTAACCACTACGTTCTAGGATGGAGCTTTAATAAAAGTGGACAAGCACAAAGCCTTGATGTTTCCAAGCTTCCTTCACTTCCTCGACAAAGGAAAGCAAAAGAGATATCAGGACTAATGATCATGGTTTTGCTCATAGCAGTAGCACTTGTACTGATAACAATCACTGGAACTGCTTACAATTCAAGGAGgaagaaatttgaagaaatacGTGAAGACTGGGAAAAGGAGTATGGTCCTCACAGATTCACCTATAAGAATCTCTACAAGGCAACCAAAGGTTTCTCAGACAAAGAGCTTCTTGGAGCAGGAGGTTTTGGAAAGGTTTATAGAGGAATACTTCCTTCTTCCAATACACAAATCGCAGTCAAGAAAGTCTCCCATGATTCCAAACAAGGGATGAAAGAATTTGTGGCTGAGATTATTAGCATGGGAAGGCTGAGGCACAGAAACTTGGTCCAGCTCCTGGGATATTGCCGGCGAAGAGGAGAACTCCTCTTGGTCTATGATTATATGCCCAACGGAAGCCTTGACAAGTTCTTATATAGCAATGAAAAGCCAAACCTTAACTGGATTCAACGGTTTCGGATCCTGAAAGGAGTAGCTTCTGGCCTTCTCTACCTCCATGAAGAGTGGGAACAGATTGTTCTACACAGAGATGTAAAAGCAAGTAATGTTCTATTAGATGCTGAATTAAATGGAAGGCTAGGAGATTTTGGCCTTGCCAGATTATACGACCACGGTACCAATCCTCAAACCACCCATGTGGTTGGGACAGTGGGTTATTTGGCTCCAGAGCTTACTAGAACAGGAAGGGCAACCACTTGCACTGATGTGTTTTCTTTTGGGGCTTTCATGCTTGAGGTGGCTTGTGGAAGGAGGCCTATAGAGCTACAAGGACTGCCTGAAGAGGTTGTTTTGGTTGATTACGTCTTTCTGTGCTGGGGAAAAGGAGCCATCCTTGATGCTAGTGATCCTAGATTGGAAGGTAATTATGTGGTGGAGGAAATGGAATTGGTTTTGAAACTAGGCCTGTTTTGCTCACACTTAGTGCCAGAAGCTAGGCCTAGCATGAGGCAAGTGGTGCAGTTTTTGGATGGCAATGCTAAGCTGCCAGAACTACCAAATGACAAAGCTTGTTTTGGTACATCTACAAGTAATGAAGCGTCTGATTTCTTGTTGTCATTTCCCTCATCTTTTAGCATAGCTTCTGCCCCTTCCTGTTCTAGCATTGATTCAATCCTCAGAAGTGGTCGTTGA